The following nucleotide sequence is from Phycisphaera sp..
TGGGTTATCGGGGCTAGAACGAGCCCACGAGTGCGGACGGGATCTCCAAAGCCAGGGTCAACCCAGACCCTCGCCTGGGTGCCGATCCGCACAAGATGGGGCCGGGGATGCCCGAAAGCGCACTCTTCTCGGAACTTCCCCCAGATTGGGGGGTCGATGAGCACGCTTTTGAAACGGTGCGGGTGGGATTCGAACCCACGGAACCCTAACGGGCTCATTGGTTTTCAAGACCAACGCCTTCAACCGCTCGGCCACCGCACCCGAGATCTCTGTTGCGACAAGCGTAGGTGCCCCGGATGGGCCCGAGAACCGCCAGGCCACGCGGCAAGCGCGGAACGAACCGTAAAGACGGGCTCCACCGCCGGTCTTCTTTGGTCGATAGCTACTGTGGAAGGGGCTGTCCGTGGACGACGCTGGTGCGACAAATCTACCGACCGTGCTGATCGCCGACGATGAGCACCACATCCGGTTCATGCTGGAGTGGAAGCTCAAGTCCGACGACGTGCACATCCTGACCGCCGCCGACGGGCGCACGGCCCTGTCACTCGCGCAGAAGCACAAACCAGCCCTGATCATCAGCGACTACCAGATGCCTTATATGGATGGCATCGGCCTGGTCAAGAGCCTGGCCCAGGATCCCGAGACCGCCGACATCCCAGTGATCCTCCTGACCGCCCTCGAGCACCGCATCAGCCGGGAAGACCTCGTCGAGACGAGCGTTGAGCACATCCTGCGCAAGCCGTTCCGGCCTTCGGAGTTGCTGGAACTCGCAGCCGACTATCTGAAGGCCTATCGCGAACGCCGGAGCGAAGCGGCATGAGCGAGCGTGCGGGTGAGGTCGATGGCCTGGTGAACGTGAGTTGGTCATCGTTGCACGGGTTTTCCGTCAACGAGAAGTGCCCGGCGTGGCTCGCGAAGTTGCTGGTCAGCTCCGAAGCCCAGGATCACATGGAACGCATCGCCAATGCGGGCCCGGGTGAGACCCAGAACGGCCAACTCGTTCCCGGGGTGCGGGTGGTGGCCTTCAGCCAGGGGAGCGACCCGACCTCTCGCCGCGAGTGCGACGTCGTGCTCGCGATAAGCCCCGAGGCATTCGTTCGCGCGGGCGTGCCGATCTGCACGAGCACGGAGCGCGCCGAAGCGACCTCCCCGGTATCAGCCGTCGAGGTCTTGCGTCTGGCCACGCTCGGGCAGTGGGCGTGGACGCGCGAGCAAGAGGTCATCCAAGGTCGGGACGAACTGATCGGCACGTTCAGCGAGCAGCTCTCCGAGTCGTACGAGCACATCAGCCTGCTGCTATTCGTGGGCCGATTCATGAACCACGTGACCAACCCGCTGACCGTGGTGCGCACGGTCGTGCAGGAAGTCCGCCGGACCATGAAGTACGGCTGGCTGGCGATGGTGATGCTCGAGGATCGTGGTGCCGCGCAGAGCATCGCCGGCTCGACCACGGTGATCGGCGAGCTGCCGTTCGCACAGTCTGCGCTCGAGCGGGCCTGCGATGAGTACTCCAAGGCGCATCCATCGGACGCCTGGACGCGCGTCGTCGATTCCAGCGACCAGATCATGGGCCCGCTGATCGACGTGGAGATGCTCATCGAGCCCATCACGCACCGTGGGCGCACCGTGGGCATGGTGCTGTGCGGCAATAAGGCTGGTCGCAAGAGCGCCATCGACAGTGTTGACATCCAGATCCTCGACGCCGTGGCCGACCTGCTGGGCGTGTTCCACGACAACCTCCGCCGCCACGAGGACCAGGTGGCCATGTTCCTGGGTACCGTCGGCTCGCTCACGGCGGCCATCGATGCCAAGGACGCGTACACGCGTGGTCATTCGGAGCGCGTCGCCTGGGGCGCGCGCGAGCTGGCGCGGGCGATCGGTCTCGACGAGGAAGCCGCCGAGCGAGCCCACCTGGCTGGCCTGCTGCACGACATCGGCAAGATCGGCGTGCCCGAGAGCGTGCTGACGAAGAAGGGCCGCCTGACCGAAGACGAGTTCGACATGATCAAGCGCCACCCGCGCATCGGTTTCGACATCCTGCGCGGCATCCCGAGCCTCGAAGACGTGTTGCCCGGCGTGCTGCACCACCACGAGCGGTGGGACGGCAAGGGCTACCCCACCGGGGCTACGGGCGAAGAGATCAGCCTGTTCGGGCGCATCCTGGCCGTCGCCGACGTGTTCGACGCGCTCAGCAGTGACCGTGCGTATCGCAAGGCCCTGCCGCGTGAAGAGGTGCTGGCCGAGATCCGGCGCAGCACGGGCACGCACTTCGACCCGCGCATGGCCCGGGCCTTCCTGGAGTTGGACTTCAGCGAGTTCGACCGCCTGCTCCGGCTCGGCGGCGGCGATGGCGATGGCACCGCAGCCCAGCGCCCCGCGGCCTGAGCCAGAGCGAATCTAGAACGGAACGCCCCAGGTGACAGTCGAGGGATCGATCGCCAGGCCGCCGTTGTCCTCGAAGAAGCCGTATGGCGGGAGCGTGGCGACGTTCGCGTCGTACTCGATGTTCACCGTGACGCCACCATACACGCGGGCATCGCCACCGATGATCATTGTGCCGCGGATGTTTTGTCTCGGCAGCGCAAAGTACGCGTTACCAGTCACGTACGACACGCCCTTTATAGCGCCCTCATAGGTGTCGTCGGCCGCCGCGTCCCACTCCATGCCCGATGGCGTGTGGGCGGGGTTCAGGTTGATGCCCAGCGTGACTTCGCTCGGGCCGGCGTTGGTGCCCATATAGCTCGTGTTGCCCTGGACAAGCAGGGATGGCATCCACGAGTACGCCGGCTCGATGAGCGTGTTGCGGCCGATGATCGTCGTGCCAGTGGAATTCAAGAGGACGAGGGTGCCAACGATCCGGATTTCCTCGACGATCAGGTTCCCGCCCGCGCAGTCGATGATGTAGATGCCAAACTCGTTGGTGCTGCCATATGGGTTGCTCGTCGGGCTGAGGAGGGCCTGCTTGAGTGCCGGCGTGCCCAGGGTTGTTGGGAGGCTGCCAACATTGATCCGTTCTCCGAGAGCAACATAGTAGTTAATGAGCGTGGGATCGGGCATCTGCCGGGCGTCCACCCCGGGGCTGGTGGTTCCCGCGTAGAGCGATCCGTTGATCTCTCCGACGCTCTCCACAGGCGCATTGATCGCGGCGCTGGTGGCGAACGCCTCGGTGATGGTGCCAACAACCTTGTCGGATGTAAAATTTGAGGCGGTGCTGAATCGCAGCTCACCCGCCACATACATTCCCGTGTCGAGCACGTCGTACGGCACCCCCGATGGCGGGAAGATGGCTTGCATGCCGTACCGGGCCGGCCCGTGCTCGGCCTTTGCCCGCACCACGATCGGCTCGTCGGTGTTCATGATCGCCGAGCCGTCCATCCGGCGGAGCGACCAGCCGAAGGTGCCGCCATCGAACGAGATCGAGGGCTCGGCCGCACCAAAAACGTCGCTCCTGGTTCCCCCGCCGTCCATGTGCGCGGCAAGGGCGCACATGGCGTGCTCCAATCCCGTGCTGGCCAGGTTTCGTGCGCGGGCGGCGTGGTCGGCCATCGAGGTCGTTCGTGCTCGGCTGGTGGTCATCGAGAGGGCCGCGAGGCCGGTCACCGTCACGATCGAGCCGGCGAGCAGTGCGACGAGGTATGCCGCCCCGCGGCGGGACCTTCCGATTCGCCCGGGCATCATTGGATCACCCCCGTGCGCTGCACGGAATTTGGAGGCCGCACGGTTCCCGTTTCTGGGGCTGCGTAGAGCGAGGCCCCGTCGGACAGTTGGATCGAGATAAGCGTCTGTATGATGTCCTGTCCATCGACTACTGGCACGCGCTCGACCGCCGTCGAATCGCCCCGCAACCCTTGTACAGAGACGGTTGTGCCGTCTGGGAGTTCGACGGTCGCCGTGACCCGGGTCATACGCAGGTCGAGCGATTGCGCATCGATTGTGTCGGTGCCACGTGCGGCCAGGACAATCTCCCACGCCCAGCCCGTTGGGGCGCACGCGCGGCCGTCGATAGTCATTGGCGGGGATTCACGGAAGCCGTCGAAGTCTTGTAGGTGATCGAAGTTGTTCAGCCGGGCCCCGCCCGTCGCGTTCGTGCTGTCGGTGCCGGCTGCGGGCAACGCCAGAGCCTCAGCCAGCAGCGTGTGTGCGAGCTTCTCGGCCTTGCGTCGCTGCGTTGCGGCACCGTTCGCACGGCTGGCAGTCATTGCGACGTTCATGGCGGCCACCATGGCCCCGCCGATGAGTAGCACGGCGAGGGTTGCTTCGACGATGGAGAATCCACGATGTGACAGAAGCCGATGATGACGCATGATCAGCTCCCCGGGTTGATCTCGGCGTAAACCACTATGGGTATGTCTTTTGTTGCGTTGATGCTCCACACGCCCACCGCATCGGTCGTAGCGATCCAGCCATCGGTGAGGTATTGCGGCGAAGGCTCCAACGCGATGTCGGCGGCGGAGGAGCCGCCTGCCCCTTGTGACACCACGATCGCGATGTAGTCTCCAGCCGAAAAAGTAGTGGTGTTGGTGAGATCGAATTCTGCTGCGGCCATCGTTGCGGGCAGGTGACTCGCCGGGCACGTGTCGCTTGCGAGTGCCGTGGCCTCGGGTCTCGCCGTGAGCATGTCAACACGGTGCAGCGATACGGTCACGTTGCCGCCGCCACCCTTGGCCATCGGGATCTGCACACGCGTTACTTGGAAAGTGCTTCCACCGGCAGGGAGAGCGGGTTGGATGATCGCCGCAACCCAAGAGGTCGTGGTCAGGGCGTGTGTTGTTCCGGTGCCGGTGTAGGCGCGATCGAAGATGCTCTCGTCAATTGGTGCGGGTGGTGCGGGAGTCGCGAACGTTGCCTGTCCCTGCACGCTGGCGACGAGATACTCAAGCGATAATGCATCGACGCCTTCGATGATCTCGACGGGCGTCGAGCCGTTCATGGAGTAGGTGATCGGATCGCCTGGTGTGCCCGACCACGCGTACCGGATTTGTTCGGGCGCGCCGTCGCCTGTGCGATCGGGTACCCAGAACGTGGTTGCGGTGGCCGTGCGCTCGGTGACCAACAGGGACAGTTGGATATCGGATGACATGTGCGCGAGCGCGTCGATGGCGCCGGACGACTGGATGCCATTGGCCGCCGATTGGAACGTGCGCCCGCTCAGGCCGATCGCGGCCACGGCCCCGCCCAGCACCGTGGCCGACATGGCCATCGCGACGAGTAACTCGACCAGCGATAAGCCGCGCCGTTGGTGTGGCATGCTCATGGCAACAAGCTCGCGGCTCCGGTGGAGCCATTGATGTCCAGCGTGCGCGTCGTACCCGCCCCGCCCAGCACGACGGTGCCGCCCCGGCTCGGCAGCCCGTACGCCGAGATGGTGTAGTCCTCGAAGCCCGAGAAGTTGGCCGAAACGATGGTGGCCCCGAGGGGATGCTCTTGCAGATCGAGCACGTGATCGACAGCCGCGTCTTTGCGCGACGGGAGATTCGTGAACGTCACATTGTGGGTTACAGGATCGAAGGTCACCGTGACCGCCGTCATGGTGGCACGGGCATGCACGGCGGCACGGTCCAAGTCGATGGTGAGCTGGTGGACAGCCGACTGCAAGCGATACCGGGCCACCGCGCTGCCGTATGCCGGCAGCGCGAGGCCCGCGATCGTTCCGATGATGACCAGGACGACGACCAGCTCGATGAGCGTGAAGCCGATTCGTCCCGAACCGCACCGATCAATAGCTGGTGTACAGCGTGCCCGTGTCATCGGTGACCGTGCCGGTGTTCGGAGTAATGGCTCCGGTAGTGTCGTTGTACAGCCAGGCGATACCCGCGGCATCGGCGGCGGCGACGCCGTTGTTGCCCTTCTGGGCGCCCACCTGAATGGTGGGTACCTCCTTCAGGTACGGGCCGTAGATGAAGACGCCGGTCTTGGTCGCGTTCAGGTTGCCGTCCACGTCCGAGTACTGGTTCACCAGGGCGTTGGCGAAGTCGCCGACCGCCGGGTAGTTGTTGTTGTGCTCGGCGTAATACAGCTCCAAGGCGCTACGCATGGTCGCCAGGTCGGATCGCATCTTCGACGACGTCGCGCCGGCCGCACCTCGGCTCATACGAGGTACCGCTACCGCAGCCAGAATGCCCAGGATCGCAATCACGATCACCAGTTCGATCAGGCTGAACCCAGCCCGGCGTGTACCCATCATCGCAAACATCGTGCTACCTCCGATCGCTGGCCTACCAGGCCGGATCACTTGCTTGCCAACCTCATCGACCGTTGCGATCCGCGAATCCACTCGATTGGGATCGGTTTGCCAACGCTCGCCCGCATAACCGTTCCAGAACGCACATTACGACCCACTCGCCTTCTGCTTGGGCAGAACCAGGCGCACGCTCTGGCCACCGGCTCGAAGCTCGGCCGATCGATCATCCACACTGATGAGCCGATAACCCGCGATCATCTGGCCGATACGCACGGGCTTGTTGTTGATCAGTGCGACGCCGATTTCTCCGCCGATCATGACAGCAGTGAGGTTGTGCTGCTGCAGGAATGCCTGCGGTGAAATCACGTCGGCGGGGCCGGTCTCGCGTCGCTCTGTTATCGAGAAAGGATCGGCTATCGTCGCTCTATCCCCATCACCTGCCGTGGCTTCGCCCAACTGCGCGTTCCACGTGTCGAGCACTTCACCCGATGCCAGGGATACTTCCATCGCGCCCGGCTGAGCGCTCGGGGCCTGGGTTGTCGTGGTGGTCGGTGCTATCGGCTGTTCGATGGGCGCAATCTGGCTCGCGTTCGCGCCCCGGGGTGGCCCCAGCAGCACCTGGTCGGCGGCCAGGATCAACCCTGCCGAACCCAGCGCACCCAGCAACAGCTTTCTTTCCTTGGTCAGTGCCATCGATTGGACTATCGAACCGACGGCGTGGCCGCTGGAGTACGTCCCGACGATTCTGATGCCGCGCTATCGGCTCGCGCGGCTTGCGGCGCATATACCGACAGCGACGCCTGGAACACCAACGCCTC
It contains:
- a CDS encoding response regulator, whose translation is MDDAGATNLPTVLIADDEHHIRFMLEWKLKSDDVHILTAADGRTALSLAQKHKPALIISDYQMPYMDGIGLVKSLAQDPETADIPVILLTALEHRISREDLVETSVEHILRKPFRPSELLELAADYLKAYRERRSEAA
- a CDS encoding HD domain-containing protein, with amino-acid sequence MSERAGEVDGLVNVSWSSLHGFSVNEKCPAWLAKLLVSSEAQDHMERIANAGPGETQNGQLVPGVRVVAFSQGSDPTSRRECDVVLAISPEAFVRAGVPICTSTERAEATSPVSAVEVLRLATLGQWAWTREQEVIQGRDELIGTFSEQLSESYEHISLLLFVGRFMNHVTNPLTVVRTVVQEVRRTMKYGWLAMVMLEDRGAAQSIAGSTTVIGELPFAQSALERACDEYSKAHPSDAWTRVVDSSDQIMGPLIDVEMLIEPITHRGRTVGMVLCGNKAGRKSAIDSVDIQILDAVADLLGVFHDNLRRHEDQVAMFLGTVGSLTAAIDAKDAYTRGHSERVAWGARELARAIGLDEEAAERAHLAGLLHDIGKIGVPESVLTKKGRLTEDEFDMIKRHPRIGFDILRGIPSLEDVLPGVLHHHERWDGKGYPTGATGEEISLFGRILAVADVFDALSSDRAYRKALPREEVLAEIRRSTGTHFDPRMARAFLELDFSEFDRLLRLGGGDGDGTAAQRPAA
- a CDS encoding prepilin-type N-terminal cleavage/methylation domain-containing protein codes for the protein MSMPHQRRGLSLVELLVAMAMSATVLGGAVAAIGLSGRTFQSAANGIQSSGAIDALAHMSSDIQLSLLVTERTATATTFWVPDRTGDGAPEQIRYAWSGTPGDPITYSMNGSTPVEIIEGVDALSLEYLVASVQGQATFATPAPPAPIDESIFDRAYTGTGTTHALTTTSWVAAIIQPALPAGGSTFQVTRVQIPMAKGGGGNVTVSLHRVDMLTARPEATALASDTCPASHLPATMAAAEFDLTNTTTFSAGDYIAIVVSQGAGGSSAADIALEPSPQYLTDGWIATTDAVGVWSINATKDIPIVVYAEINPGS
- a CDS encoding prepilin-type N-terminal cleavage/methylation domain-containing protein, which encodes MTRARCTPAIDRCGSGRIGFTLIELVVVLVIIGTIAGLALPAYGSAVARYRLQSAVHQLTIDLDRAAVHARATMTAVTVTFDPVTHNVTFTNLPSRKDAAVDHVLDLQEHPLGATIVSANFSGFEDYTISAYGLPSRGGTVVLGGAGTTRTLDINGSTGAASLLP